From one Streptomyces sp. R41 genomic stretch:
- a CDS encoding NAD(P)H-binding protein → MKVVLFGASGMIGHGVLRACLDDDGVESVTAVVRRPLGVRHPKLREAVHADFTDLTDVAASLDGADACYFCLGTSSAGLTEVEYTRVTHDYALAAARALLPLNGDLTFVYVSGHSADSASATMWARVKGRAEEALLALPFRAYVFRPSYIRPRRGARPATRPYRLLYASTSWLYPVLRRLFPRHMTTTDTVGRAMLAVTRLQGRGPRVLTSVEINGLAAQETA, encoded by the coding sequence GTGAAGGTCGTCCTCTTCGGAGCGAGCGGCATGATCGGGCACGGAGTCCTCAGGGCGTGTCTGGACGACGACGGCGTGGAGAGCGTCACCGCCGTCGTCCGGCGCCCCCTCGGGGTACGGCACCCCAAGCTTCGTGAGGCGGTCCATGCGGACTTCACGGATCTGACCGACGTGGCCGCGTCCCTCGACGGCGCCGATGCCTGCTACTTCTGCCTGGGCACCTCTTCGGCGGGGCTGACCGAGGTCGAGTACACCCGCGTCACCCACGACTACGCCCTCGCGGCAGCCCGCGCGCTGCTGCCGCTGAACGGGGACCTGACCTTCGTGTACGTCTCGGGTCACAGCGCGGACAGCGCCAGCGCGACGATGTGGGCGAGAGTGAAGGGCCGGGCCGAGGAGGCACTGCTGGCCCTGCCGTTCCGCGCCTACGTCTTCCGGCCGTCCTACATCCGGCCCCGGCGGGGCGCCCGTCCCGCGACTCGCCCCTACCGTCTGCTGTACGCCTCCACCTCCTGGCTCTACCCGGTACTGCGCCGCCTGTTCCCGCGGCACATGACCACGACCGACACCGTGGGCCGCGCGATGCTCGCGGTGACGCGACTTCAAGGGCGAGGGCCGCGCGTGCTCACCAGCGTGGAGATCAACGGCTTGGCTGCCCAGGAGACGGCGTAG
- a CDS encoding TetR/AcrR family transcriptional regulator, with the protein MAERHNEPVRADARQNRARIIEVARDAFTDSSDASLNSIAKKAGVGPGTLYRHFPTREALILAVYRHEVDQLAAYAPELLKEHPPLEALRLWFDRLAYYGRIKHGLSDVLHALTDDSLAGEIYASVIGAITLLLRACEDDGSIRPGIDPDDVLLMVGFLWRIGPGQEGEARVARLLDLVIDGLRLGAPGATRAVS; encoded by the coding sequence ATGGCCGAGCGGCACAACGAGCCCGTGCGGGCGGACGCGCGACAGAACCGCGCCCGCATCATCGAGGTCGCACGGGACGCGTTCACCGACTCCAGCGACGCCTCGCTGAACTCCATCGCCAAGAAGGCGGGCGTCGGGCCCGGGACGCTGTACCGGCACTTCCCCACCCGCGAGGCGCTGATCCTCGCGGTCTACCGCCACGAGGTCGACCAACTCGCGGCGTACGCGCCGGAACTGCTCAAGGAGCACCCCCCGCTGGAGGCGCTGCGGCTCTGGTTCGACCGCCTCGCGTACTACGGGCGGATCAAGCACGGCCTGTCGGACGTCCTGCACGCCCTCACCGACGACAGCCTCGCGGGCGAGATCTACGCCTCGGTCATCGGCGCCATCACTCTGCTGCTGCGCGCGTGCGAGGACGACGGCAGCATCCGGCCCGGCATCGACCCGGACGACGTGCTGCTGATGGTGGGATTCCTGTGGCGGATCGGCCCCGGCCAGGAGGGCGAGGCACGCGTCGCCCGGCTACTCGATCTGGTCATCGACGGCTTGCGCCTCGGAGCGCCGGGCGCGACGAGGGCGGTCTCCTGA
- the sph gene encoding sphingomyelin phosphodiesterase yields the protein MPLSSLRRTQGAATLVLTLTAAGLVGAAPASADTATTPSMRVLTYNVFLMSKNLYPNWGQDHRAAEIPKTSFFRGNDVVVLQEAFDNSSSDALKSAAASEYPYQTPVVGRSKSGWDATGGAYSSTTPEDGGVTVLSKWPILHKEQYVYKDACGADWWSNKGFAYVVLNVNGTKVHMVGTHAQSTDPGCSAGEAASMRSRQFKAIDAFLDAKNIPADEQVLVAGDFNVDSRSPEYASMLADADLLGADARTGHPYSFDTQENSIAHDRYPTDPREDLDYVLHRAGHARPAVWKNEVVKEQSAPWTVSSWGTDYTYTNLSDHYPLNAYAG from the coding sequence GTGCCGCTCTCCTCACTGCGCCGCACCCAGGGCGCAGCCACCCTCGTCCTCACGCTCACCGCCGCGGGCCTCGTCGGGGCCGCGCCCGCGTCGGCCGACACCGCGACGACTCCTTCGATGAGGGTGCTGACGTACAACGTCTTCCTCATGAGCAAGAACCTGTACCCGAACTGGGGGCAGGACCACCGCGCCGCGGAGATACCGAAGACCTCGTTCTTCCGCGGGAACGACGTCGTCGTGCTGCAGGAGGCCTTCGACAACTCCTCGTCGGACGCCCTCAAGAGCGCGGCGGCGAGCGAGTACCCGTACCAGACGCCGGTAGTCGGGCGGAGCAAGAGCGGCTGGGACGCGACCGGCGGGGCGTACTCGTCGACCACGCCCGAGGACGGCGGCGTGACCGTGCTCAGCAAGTGGCCGATCCTGCACAAGGAGCAGTACGTCTACAAGGACGCGTGCGGCGCGGACTGGTGGTCCAACAAGGGGTTCGCCTATGTGGTGTTGAATGTGAACGGCACCAAGGTTCATATGGTGGGCACCCATGCGCAGTCAACAGACCCGGGATGCAGCGCGGGTGAGGCCGCCTCCATGCGCAGCCGGCAGTTCAAGGCGATCGACGCGTTCCTGGACGCCAAGAACATTCCGGCTGACGAACAGGTCCTGGTCGCCGGTGACTTCAACGTCGACTCCCGCAGCCCGGAGTACGCCTCGATGCTCGCGGACGCCGACCTGTTGGGAGCCGACGCACGCACCGGGCACCCGTACTCCTTCGACACACAGGAGAACTCCATCGCGCACGACCGCTACCCGACCGACCCCCGTGAGGACCTCGACTACGTCCTCCACCGCGCCGGTCACGCGCGTCCCGCGGTCTGGAAGAACGAGGTCGTCAAGGAACAGTCCGCGCCCTGGACGGTGTCCAGTTGGGGCACCGACTACACGTACACGAACCTCTCGGACCACTACCCGCTGAACGCGTACGCGGGCTGA
- a CDS encoding aldo/keto reductase, whose product MASETITAAAAGTWKLGDLTVNRIGFGAMRLTGSAAFHYGTPSDRERSIAVLRRAIELGVNHIDTAAFYFSSLRSANELINSALAPYADDLVIATKVGPFRDYSGEWGTSARPEDLRGHVEENLRQLGRDHLDMVYLRRMRQDSIAEHFGALAELRDAGLIRHLAVSDVESRHLAEALAIAPVVSVQNKYGLDSPDPVADAVLRTCGEQGIAFVPFFAIAGKGGALGPSGATDDVVLAVARAHDATPAQVRLAWTLQQGPHVLAIPGTGNPDHLAENVAAGALRLTDEEMARLDALHTRAQ is encoded by the coding sequence ATGGCCTCAGAGACGATCACCGCGGCAGCCGCGGGCACCTGGAAACTCGGAGATCTCACCGTCAACCGCATCGGCTTCGGCGCGATGCGGTTGACCGGCAGCGCGGCCTTCCACTACGGCACACCGAGCGACCGCGAACGCTCGATCGCCGTGCTGCGGCGCGCGATCGAGCTGGGCGTCAACCACATCGACACCGCGGCCTTCTACTTCTCCTCATTGCGCTCCGCGAACGAACTGATCAACAGCGCGCTCGCCCCGTACGCGGACGACCTGGTGATCGCCACGAAGGTCGGGCCGTTCCGTGACTACTCGGGGGAGTGGGGCACTTCGGCCAGGCCCGAGGATCTGCGCGGCCACGTCGAGGAGAACCTGCGCCAGCTCGGCCGCGATCACCTCGACATGGTGTACCTCCGCCGTATGCGACAGGACTCGATCGCCGAGCACTTCGGCGCGCTGGCCGAGCTGCGCGATGCCGGGCTGATCCGGCACCTCGCCGTCTCCGACGTCGAATCCAGGCACCTCGCCGAAGCACTGGCCATCGCGCCGGTGGTGAGCGTCCAGAACAAGTACGGCCTCGACTCCCCGGACCCCGTGGCCGACGCCGTTCTGCGGACCTGCGGCGAACAGGGCATCGCGTTCGTGCCGTTCTTCGCGATCGCGGGCAAGGGCGGCGCGCTGGGCCCGAGCGGTGCCACCGACGACGTGGTGCTCGCCGTCGCGCGGGCGCACGACGCGACGCCCGCCCAGGTCCGGCTGGCGTGGACCCTCCAGCAGGGCCCGCACGTGCTCGCCATTCCCGGCACCGGCAACCCGGACCACTTGGCGGAGAACGTGGCGGCGGGCGCGCTCCGTCTCACGGACGAGGAGATGGCCCGCCTCGACGCGCTCCATACACGGGCGCAGTGA
- a CDS encoding SHOCT domain-containing protein: protein MPGLLRGVARTAVVAGTATAVSNRVSRRQQGRWAAQQGYQETQPQPVPAAQPQQAAAPTDDMGSTLDQLKQLGELKAQGVLTEAEFEEQKRRLLG, encoded by the coding sequence ATGCCAGGTCTTCTTCGCGGAGTCGCCCGCACGGCGGTCGTCGCGGGAACGGCGACCGCAGTCTCCAACCGCGTGTCGCGCCGCCAGCAGGGACGATGGGCCGCCCAGCAGGGCTACCAGGAAACCCAGCCGCAGCCCGTTCCCGCCGCGCAGCCGCAACAGGCCGCAGCGCCGACCGACGACATGGGTAGCACACTCGACCAACTCAAGCAGCTCGGCGAACTCAAGGCACAAGGCGTGCTCACCGAGGCCGAGTTCGAGGAGCAGAAGCGCAGGCTCCTCGGCTGA
- a CDS encoding SDR family oxidoreductase: METSVSDGTRPRPIAFPLLKGQKALVTGANSGIGKATAIALGRVGADVVVNYVAGGDAAEEVVREIEGFGVRAYAHEADVSQEDQVVEMVARMVREFGTIDIMVANAGLQRDAPITDMTTEQWHKVLDVNLTGQFLCAREATKEFMRRGVVPEVSQSAGKIICMSSVHQLIPWSGHANYAASKGGVLMLMATLSQELAPYRIRVNAVAPGAIRTPINRSAWDTPEAEAALLRLIPYRRVGDPDDIANTVAVLASDLLDYVVGTTIYVDGGMTLFPGFATGG, encoded by the coding sequence GTGGAGACCAGCGTCAGTGACGGCACTCGGCCGAGGCCGATTGCCTTTCCCCTCCTCAAAGGTCAGAAGGCGCTCGTCACCGGCGCGAATTCCGGCATTGGCAAGGCGACCGCGATCGCTCTCGGACGGGTGGGCGCCGATGTCGTGGTGAACTACGTCGCCGGAGGCGACGCGGCGGAAGAGGTGGTGCGCGAGATCGAGGGATTCGGTGTCCGCGCGTACGCACATGAGGCGGACGTCTCCCAGGAGGACCAGGTCGTCGAGATGGTCGCCCGTATGGTCAGGGAGTTCGGGACCATCGACATCATGGTGGCGAACGCGGGCCTTCAGCGGGACGCGCCCATCACCGACATGACGACGGAACAGTGGCACAAGGTGCTGGACGTCAACCTCACCGGCCAGTTCCTCTGCGCTCGCGAGGCGACCAAGGAATTCATGCGCCGGGGCGTCGTGCCGGAGGTGTCACAGTCGGCGGGGAAGATCATTTGCATGAGCTCGGTGCACCAGCTCATCCCCTGGTCCGGACACGCCAACTACGCCGCCTCCAAGGGCGGTGTGCTGATGCTCATGGCGACGCTCTCGCAGGAGCTCGCGCCGTATCGGATCCGGGTCAACGCAGTGGCCCCCGGGGCGATTCGCACACCCATTAACCGCAGCGCGTGGGACACCCCGGAAGCCGAGGCCGCCCTGCTGCGGCTCATTCCCTACCGCCGTGTCGGCGACCCGGACGACATCGCGAACACGGTGGCCGTGCTCGCCTCCGACCTGCTCGACTACGTCGTGGGCACCACGATCTACGTGGACGGCGGCATGACGCTGTTCCCCGGCTTCGCCACGGGTGGCTGA
- a CDS encoding cytochrome ubiquinol oxidase subunit I, translated as MTNAIDVLAATPPQLLPARQLMAFTLATHILLVPFGVALPALTLLMHHRGLRKGDEVALRIARRWSAVMAVQFAIGIVTGTVLSFEFGLLWPGMMGRWGDVFGLAFGIEGWAFFLEAILIAIYLYGWRTLKPWPHFWVGIPLCASALLGAFGIIAANSWMNTPQGFTLDASGNPASVDVRQAIFTPIFGPEYWHFLGAAYMTAAYAVAGVYAVGWLRGRRDRYHRLGFTLPFTVAAILTPIQFMLGDSLARSVFHKQPVKFAAMEIVWKTGTHVPEYMFGRMHPDGSISGGLKIPQLDSILAGFSPATQVSGLTTVPASDRPTATQATIVHWAFDIMVTIGSLLILLALWYGWCWLRHRDLPKSLWFFRSAAVAGAACLITVECGWITTEVGRQPWIVYQHMRVSEAVTGTHAYGLWTMLGIVIVVYICAFGAFLTVVRKMSGRWRQADSGAAPEAAAEGPESEIPYGPRAMSGADDGTGPGNGDRA; from the coding sequence GTGACCAACGCGATCGACGTCCTGGCGGCCACCCCGCCCCAACTCCTCCCCGCACGCCAACTGATGGCCTTCACCCTGGCCACCCACATCCTGCTCGTACCCTTCGGCGTCGCTCTGCCGGCCCTCACCCTGCTCATGCACCACCGCGGGCTGCGCAAGGGCGACGAGGTCGCGCTGCGCATCGCGCGCCGGTGGTCGGCGGTGATGGCCGTCCAGTTCGCCATCGGCATCGTGACGGGCACCGTACTGTCCTTCGAATTCGGGCTCTTGTGGCCAGGCATGATGGGGCGTTGGGGCGACGTCTTCGGACTCGCCTTCGGTATCGAGGGGTGGGCCTTCTTCCTCGAGGCGATCCTCATCGCCATCTATCTGTACGGCTGGCGCACCCTCAAACCGTGGCCGCACTTCTGGGTCGGGATTCCGTTGTGCGCGTCCGCCCTGCTGGGGGCGTTCGGGATCATCGCCGCGAACTCGTGGATGAACACGCCCCAGGGCTTCACCCTCGACGCGTCCGGGAACCCGGCGAGCGTCGATGTACGGCAGGCGATCTTCACCCCGATCTTCGGCCCCGAATACTGGCACTTCCTGGGCGCTGCCTACATGACCGCGGCCTATGCCGTGGCGGGCGTCTACGCGGTCGGATGGCTGCGCGGCCGCAGGGACCGCTACCACCGGCTCGGCTTCACCCTGCCGTTCACGGTCGCGGCCATCCTCACGCCGATCCAGTTCATGCTCGGGGACTCACTGGCCCGCTCCGTGTTCCACAAGCAGCCGGTGAAGTTCGCCGCCATGGAGATCGTCTGGAAGACCGGCACCCACGTCCCGGAGTACATGTTCGGGCGGATGCACCCCGACGGGAGCATCTCCGGCGGCCTGAAGATCCCCCAACTCGACTCGATCCTGGCCGGCTTCAGCCCGGCCACCCAAGTGTCGGGACTCACGACGGTCCCCGCGAGCGACCGTCCGACGGCCACTCAGGCCACCATCGTCCACTGGGCGTTCGACATCATGGTGACCATCGGGAGCCTGCTCATCCTGCTCGCGCTCTGGTACGGCTGGTGCTGGCTGCGCCACCGTGACCTGCCCAAGTCGCTCTGGTTCTTCCGGAGCGCGGCCGTCGCTGGCGCGGCGTGCCTGATCACCGTCGAATGCGGCTGGATCACCACGGAGGTGGGCCGCCAGCCCTGGATCGTCTACCAGCACATGCGGGTGTCGGAGGCGGTCACCGGCACCCACGCCTACGGGCTGTGGACGATGCTCGGCATCGTGATCGTCGTCTACATCTGCGCCTTCGGCGCGTTCCTGACGGTCGTACGGAAAATGAGCGGCAGATGGCGGCAGGCGGACTCGGGCGCAGCCCCGGAAGCCGCGGCGGAAGGCCCGGAGAGCGAGATCCCCTACGGGCCGCGGGCGATGTCCGGCGCCGATGACGGCACCGGGCCCGGGAACGGAGACCGCGCATGA
- a CDS encoding cytochrome d ubiquinol oxidase subunit II, which produces MTIADLVAWVLLILVAAYACAGGTDYGAGFWDLMAGGAERGKRPRWLVDHAMAPVWEANNVWLIFILVVMWTGFPILFQTLFSAMWLPLALAAVGLVLRGAGFALRKPTRRIAGRRVYGALFAVASLLTPFFLGAAVGGLATGRVAPGTTASAEAWSNGTSVIAGLLTVAATAFLGAVFLTADARRFGATDLVGYFRLRAWGSLGVIAVLALIGLGVTHDDARYVYDGLTSGIGLVLVILAAVSALATAGLLFRFATGWARLTAAASVALVVFAWGLAQRPYLIPTSLTVSQAAGASTTLRWLALVTLIAIVLVGPALVLLYRLDTRGALQPLTDADLRQAAPGSGPEGPE; this is translated from the coding sequence ATGACCATCGCGGACCTCGTGGCCTGGGTGCTGCTGATCCTGGTGGCCGCCTATGCCTGCGCCGGAGGCACGGATTACGGTGCCGGTTTCTGGGACCTCATGGCCGGTGGCGCCGAGCGGGGCAAACGTCCCCGATGGCTGGTCGACCATGCGATGGCGCCGGTCTGGGAGGCCAACAACGTCTGGCTCATCTTCATCCTGGTCGTCATGTGGACGGGCTTCCCGATCCTGTTCCAAACGCTCTTCTCGGCCATGTGGCTCCCGCTGGCCCTGGCGGCGGTGGGACTGGTCCTGCGCGGTGCGGGCTTCGCCCTGCGCAAACCCACGCGGCGGATCGCCGGACGCAGGGTCTACGGGGCGCTGTTCGCCGTCGCCTCGCTGCTGACGCCCTTCTTCCTCGGCGCGGCGGTCGGGGGCCTGGCCACCGGGCGGGTGGCTCCGGGGACGACGGCGTCGGCCGAGGCGTGGTCCAACGGGACGTCGGTCATCGCGGGCCTGCTCACGGTCGCGGCGACCGCGTTTCTCGGCGCGGTGTTCCTCACCGCCGACGCCCGCCGCTTCGGGGCGACCGACCTCGTCGGCTATTTCCGGCTGCGGGCCTGGGGCAGTCTCGGCGTCATCGCCGTCCTGGCGCTCATCGGTCTCGGCGTGACGCATGACGACGCTCGGTACGTGTACGACGGTCTCACCAGCGGAATCGGACTGGTCCTGGTGATCCTGGCAGCGGTCAGCGCACTGGCCACCGCGGGGCTGCTGTTCCGCTTTGCCACCGGGTGGGCACGGCTCACCGCGGCCGCCTCCGTGGCCCTCGTGGTCTTCGCGTGGGGGCTGGCCCAGCGTCCGTACCTCATTCCCACCTCGCTGACCGTCTCCCAGGCGGCGGGGGCGTCGACGACGCTGCGCTGGCTCGCCCTGGTCACGCTCATCGCGATCGTGCTGGTCGGGCCGGCCCTGGTCCTGCTCTACCGACTCGACACCCGCGGTGCTCTGCAGCCCCTCACCGACGCGGACCTGCGCCAGGCGGCGCCCGGATCCGGTCCCGAGGGACCCGAATGA
- a CDS encoding gluconokinase, with protein MIVVVMGVSGSGKSTVGTAIADGLGMPFLDGDAVHPSANIAKMRAGHALNDADREPWLRILADHIRGAAESGQGLIVACSALKRRYRDELRSAASEVWCLYLALDRDTAQDRVAARTGHFMPAGLIDSQFGDLEPLEPAEPGATVDATGDLQVTLARARAAVTHFGGRAAH; from the coding sequence ATGATCGTCGTGGTCATGGGCGTGTCGGGTTCCGGTAAGTCCACGGTCGGCACCGCGATCGCCGACGGGCTCGGCATGCCGTTCCTGGACGGCGACGCGGTCCATCCCAGTGCCAACATCGCCAAGATGCGCGCCGGGCATGCTCTGAACGACGCGGACCGCGAGCCGTGGCTGCGCATCCTGGCCGACCACATCCGCGGAGCCGCCGAATCCGGCCAGGGGTTGATCGTGGCCTGCTCTGCGCTCAAGCGCCGCTACCGTGACGAACTGCGGTCCGCCGCAAGCGAGGTCTGGTGCCTTTACCTGGCCCTGGACCGGGACACCGCCCAGGACCGCGTCGCCGCGCGCACCGGGCACTTCATGCCCGCCGGGCTGATCGACTCGCAGTTCGGCGACCTGGAGCCGCTGGAGCCGGCCGAGCCAGGCGCCACCGTCGACGCCACGGGGGACCTCCAGGTCACGCTCGCGCGGGCCCGTGCCGCCGTCACGCACTTCGGCGGACGTGCGGCGCACTGA
- a CDS encoding cation:proton antiporter produces the protein MTTDQVLTGLGLIVVLAVGSQVLASRLRIPALIVLLPVGFTAGALTDAVNPERLLGSTFSPLVSLAVAVILYDAGLGLDLRRFVAHTRRVVVRLLWFGVLVTWLSAALLAVPLLGMSVSAAWMLGAILVVSGPTVVGPLLNFVRPTDRVQRILVWEGSLIDPLGGILGALVFHAVVAGEQHGLGSRLEVFLASAAVGVLGGVVGAAVLLVLRRLQLGEVLGTTVQLAAVVGVAAACDIVREDTGLIAAVLMGLAVANLPGADVPARKPFFETLVHLIIGLLFISISATVTPHSLRHVMLPTLGIVAVLVLVTRPVAALVASLRTDLSRGERGFIGWMAPRGIVAASTASTFSASLVDKGIGGASKILPATFVVIVATVTLYGLTAAPMARRLHVVRSARSRPLLVGGAPWVVDLGKALRSVGLEVVMWAGREDERERIAAAGLELARGELFAAATGAGAELEGLTGVLLLTEEDDFNALAATNLAGSVDGTVYRLGPPVDSEGVVAPYSGGEVLFGAALTGVELTRRHDRGARVLTRRVRGPLPDGTEVLFLVRGDGRLLPVTRTDRPTPQDGDVAVLLG, from the coding sequence GTGACGACCGACCAGGTGCTCACGGGCCTCGGCCTGATCGTCGTACTGGCGGTCGGCTCACAGGTGCTGGCAAGCCGGCTGCGGATTCCGGCGCTGATCGTGCTGCTGCCGGTCGGTTTCACCGCCGGCGCTCTGACGGACGCCGTCAACCCCGAGCGACTGCTGGGCAGCACCTTCTCGCCGCTGGTCTCGCTGGCGGTCGCGGTGATCCTGTACGACGCCGGGCTGGGACTCGATCTGCGCCGGTTCGTCGCTCACACCCGGCGGGTCGTGGTGCGGCTGCTGTGGTTCGGTGTGCTGGTCACGTGGCTGTCGGCGGCGCTGCTCGCCGTCCCCCTGCTCGGGATGTCCGTCAGCGCGGCGTGGATGCTGGGTGCGATCCTGGTCGTCTCCGGGCCCACGGTGGTCGGCCCGCTGCTCAACTTCGTACGCCCCACGGACCGCGTCCAGCGGATCCTCGTGTGGGAGGGGTCCCTCATCGACCCGCTGGGCGGCATCCTGGGCGCGCTGGTCTTCCACGCGGTGGTGGCCGGCGAACAACATGGCCTCGGCAGCCGGCTCGAGGTCTTCCTCGCCAGCGCCGCGGTCGGCGTGTTGGGGGGTGTCGTCGGGGCGGCCGTGCTGTTGGTGCTGCGCCGGCTTCAGCTGGGCGAGGTACTGGGTACGACGGTGCAGCTGGCGGCGGTGGTCGGGGTCGCCGCCGCCTGCGACATCGTCCGCGAGGACACCGGGCTCATCGCCGCCGTCCTGATGGGTCTGGCCGTGGCGAACCTGCCCGGCGCCGACGTCCCCGCCCGCAAGCCCTTCTTCGAAACCCTCGTCCATCTGATCATCGGGCTGCTGTTCATCTCCATCTCCGCCACCGTCACCCCGCACTCGCTGCGGCACGTCATGCTGCCGACGCTCGGGATCGTCGCCGTCCTCGTCCTGGTGACCAGACCCGTGGCGGCACTGGTGGCGTCCCTGCGTACGGACCTGTCGCGCGGGGAGCGAGGCTTCATCGGGTGGATGGCGCCACGCGGCATCGTGGCCGCTTCCACCGCCTCGACCTTCTCGGCGTCGCTCGTCGACAAGGGGATCGGCGGCGCCTCGAAGATCCTGCCCGCCACGTTCGTGGTGATCGTGGCGACGGTCACGCTGTACGGGCTGACCGCGGCGCCCATGGCGCGACGGCTGCACGTGGTGCGCTCGGCACGCTCCCGGCCCCTGCTGGTGGGCGGCGCCCCGTGGGTGGTCGATCTGGGGAAGGCGCTGCGGTCGGTGGGGCTGGAGGTCGTCATGTGGGCGGGGCGCGAGGACGAACGGGAACGGATCGCCGCCGCCGGGCTCGAACTCGCCCGCGGGGAACTGTTCGCGGCGGCCACGGGCGCCGGTGCGGAGCTGGAAGGTCTCACGGGGGTCCTGCTGCTCACCGAGGAGGACGACTTCAACGCCCTGGCCGCCACGAATCTGGCGGGCAGCGTCGACGGTACGGTCTACCGCCTGGGGCCGCCCGTGGACAGCGAGGGCGTCGTCGCCCCGTACTCGGGTGGCGAGGTGCTCTTCGGCGCGGCGCTGACCGGAGTCGAGCTGACGCGCCGCCATGACCGAGGTGCCCGGGTCCTGACGCGCCGCGTGAGGGGGCCTCTCCCCGACGGCACCGAGGTGCTCTTCCTGGTGCGTGGCGACGGCCGGCTGCTCCCCGTGACGCGGACGGACCGCCCGACGCCCCAGGACGGGGACGTGGCGGTGCTGCTCGGCTGA
- a CDS encoding DUF6325 family protein, which translates to MGPIDYVVVEFPGSHMTGEGFPLLVDLVDRGLIRILDLVFIRKDEDGSVAALEIADLTGDGKLDLAVFEGVHSGLLGQDDLEEAAAAVEPGNSAGLLVYENVWAAPFAAALRRGGAQLVASGRLPVQAVLASLEAAEAAS; encoded by the coding sequence ATGGGACCCATCGACTACGTGGTGGTGGAGTTCCCCGGCAGCCACATGACAGGCGAGGGCTTTCCGCTGCTGGTCGATCTGGTGGACCGCGGCCTCATCCGGATCCTCGACCTGGTGTTCATCAGGAAGGACGAGGACGGTTCGGTGGCCGCCCTGGAGATCGCCGATCTCACCGGTGACGGCAAACTCGACCTCGCCGTCTTCGAAGGTGTCCACTCCGGTCTGCTGGGCCAGGACGACCTCGAGGAGGCCGCCGCGGCCGTGGAGCCCGGCAACTCCGCCGGCCTGCTGGTCTACGAGAACGTGTGGGCCGCGCCCTTCGCCGCCGCCCTGCGGCGTGGCGGAGCGCAGCTGGTCGCCTCCGGACGGCTCCCCGTACAGGCCGTCCTCGCCTCGCTCGAGGCGGCCGAGGCCGCGTCCTGA
- a CDS encoding DUF389 domain-containing protein — translation MDMLHVRAVSPPDLTERAMALLSTEPCVLNLVLHRDRVRNPDGDAIECDVLTGAANEVLRGLRDLKLEHRGSIVLAPVDFAFSDRAATAGAEELGARLRAPVWEQVEARIRAEGRYPPSFYLFLVIAGIIGAVGIITNSQILIVAAMVVGPEYGAITSVALGVDRRSGTRIRQGLAALLVGFLLAIVWAFLFGLLVRGYDLQPPAFDLGIRPVSHLIDTPDFYSVVVAVLAGIVGIVSLAEARTSALLGVFISVTTIPAGADIGVSCAFASWDEAWGSFLQLLLNIGILIVVGAGTLKCQRAIWRRVRKRRDARAAQRTPPG, via the coding sequence ATGGACATGCTTCATGTCCGGGCGGTGTCCCCGCCGGATCTCACGGAACGCGCGATGGCACTGCTCAGCACCGAGCCGTGTGTCCTCAATCTCGTCCTGCACCGCGACCGCGTACGCAACCCCGACGGCGACGCCATCGAGTGCGACGTGCTGACCGGGGCGGCGAACGAGGTGCTCAGGGGCCTGCGCGACCTGAAGCTGGAGCACCGCGGATCCATCGTCCTGGCGCCGGTCGACTTCGCCTTCTCCGACCGCGCGGCCACGGCCGGGGCGGAGGAGCTCGGGGCCCGGCTGCGGGCGCCGGTGTGGGAACAGGTGGAGGCCAGGATCCGGGCCGAGGGCCGCTATCCGCCGAGCTTCTACCTGTTCCTGGTGATCGCCGGCATCATCGGTGCGGTCGGCATCATCACCAACTCCCAGATCCTCATCGTGGCGGCCATGGTCGTCGGACCGGAGTACGGGGCGATCACCAGCGTCGCGCTCGGTGTCGACCGACGCTCCGGGACCAGGATCCGGCAGGGGCTCGCCGCCTTGCTCGTCGGGTTCCTGCTGGCGATCGTCTGGGCCTTCCTGTTCGGCCTGCTCGTGCGGGGTTACGACCTGCAGCCACCGGCGTTCGACCTGGGGATCAGGCCCGTATCGCACCTGATCGACACGCCGGACTTCTACTCGGTGGTGGTCGCGGTGCTGGCCGGAATCGTCGGCATCGTGTCCCTGGCGGAGGCCCGCACCAGCGCTCTGCTCGGTGTCTTCATCTCGGTCACCACCATTCCGGCCGGGGCCGACATAGGGGTCTCGTGCGCTTTCGCCAGCTGGGACGAGGCATGGGGCTCGTTTCTGCAACTGCTGCTCAACATCGGCATCCTGATCGTGGTCGGCGCCGGCACGCTGAAGTGCCAACGGGCGATCTGGCGCCGCGTGCGCAAGCGCCGCGACGCACGCGCGGCACAGCGGACACCGCCGGGCTGA